Proteins from a genomic interval of Rubinisphaera italica:
- a CDS encoding sodium:calcium antiporter yields MEYLIPHHWFTDANSILLVMYAIGGLYFLQMGAEWLVEGASAIAYRLGMPEVVVGATIVSLGTTAPECAVSVLAAFNGNAGLALGNAVGSVIADTALIFGLGCLLVRLPADKYILSRQGWVQYGSAVLLAGICYFQFSRQGAEASIERYYGVILLALLAAYMVISVRWSRRHPNETTARVSENIAEHVEPGEKVHVADEHVTKKGPLALWGMMIAGLVVVIFSGHVAIEAASELAVRIGIPQVVIAATLVALGTSLPELVVGFTAIRRGHPELLVGNVIGADILNILFVTGAASSAAALPIIDSAAKVPEIFLYLHLPAMLLILTYFRICIFKATRVGHFDRWMGGPLVLMYVVYVVSQFVVSM; encoded by the coding sequence TTGGAATATCTCATCCCTCATCACTGGTTTACTGATGCGAACTCGATTTTGCTGGTCATGTATGCGATTGGCGGACTCTATTTTCTGCAGATGGGAGCCGAGTGGCTGGTCGAGGGAGCCTCGGCGATTGCGTATCGACTCGGAATGCCTGAAGTTGTCGTGGGAGCAACCATTGTTTCTCTGGGAACGACTGCTCCGGAATGTGCGGTTTCTGTGCTGGCGGCTTTCAATGGAAATGCCGGGCTGGCATTAGGGAATGCGGTTGGTTCGGTGATTGCCGATACCGCATTGATATTCGGCCTGGGGTGTCTGTTAGTTCGTCTGCCCGCTGACAAATATATTCTCTCTCGCCAGGGCTGGGTGCAATATGGATCGGCCGTGTTATTGGCAGGGATCTGTTATTTTCAGTTTTCCCGACAGGGTGCTGAAGCAAGTATTGAACGATACTATGGCGTGATCCTGCTGGCTTTGCTGGCCGCTTACATGGTGATTTCGGTTCGCTGGTCTCGTCGTCATCCGAATGAAACGACGGCTCGTGTCTCCGAGAATATTGCCGAGCATGTTGAACCGGGCGAAAAGGTGCATGTGGCTGATGAACATGTCACAAAGAAAGGTCCGCTGGCGTTGTGGGGCATGATGATTGCCGGTCTCGTTGTGGTCATTTTCTCTGGGCATGTCGCCATTGAAGCCGCTTCGGAACTGGCCGTTCGGATTGGGATTCCTCAAGTGGTCATCGCGGCCACACTTGTTGCATTGGGGACATCGCTGCCAGAATTAGTGGTCGGATTCACGGCAATTCGTCGTGGGCATCCTGAGTTGCTCGTCGGGAATGTGATCGGAGCAGACATTCTGAACATCCTGTTCGTGACGGGAGCGGCTTCTTCAGCGGCCGCTCTGCCTATTATTGACTCAGCCGCCAAAGTTCCGGAAATATTCCTCTACCTGCACTTACCAGCGATGCTGCTGATATTGACCTATTTCCGCATCTGCATTTTCAAAGCGACGCGAGTTGGTCATTTCGATCGTTGGATGGGAGGACCACTGGTTCTCATGTATGTAGTCTATGTCGTGTCGCAGTTTGTGGTCAGCATGTAG
- a CDS encoding PDZ domain-containing protein yields the protein MTIFNSTKLFAVAIIVVASAATANAENKKYLINPGQQNQNYQPKTKMYLVNPDQNNHDCHIDIPTLGFYGYQTYRGMVVTKVNRGTEAWKIGLEPGDIIVSIDGQHLHHDGDYTRAMRRAGRHIDLRVKDVHGRGIFTVEAHLHGNNNRPVIEYRSTLN from the coding sequence ATGACGATTTTCAACTCAACCAAACTGTTCGCTGTCGCCATCATCGTTGTCGCATCAGCAGCCACTGCCAACGCAGAAAACAAGAAGTATCTGATCAATCCTGGTCAGCAAAATCAAAACTACCAACCCAAAACAAAAATGTATCTGGTGAATCCTGATCAGAACAATCATGATTGCCACATCGACATTCCAACTCTGGGTTTTTACGGGTACCAGACTTATCGGGGAATGGTGGTGACCAAAGTGAACCGGGGAACAGAAGCCTGGAAAATTGGCCTGGAACCTGGCGATATTATTGTCAGCATCGACGGTCAGCACCTGCACCATGATGGCGACTATACACGAGCGATGCGACGAGCCGGTCGTCATATTGATTTGCGAGTTAAAGATGTCCATGGTCGAGGGATCTTCACTGTGGAAGCTCACCTGCACGGCAACAACAACCGTCCTGTAATTGAGTACCGATCGACTCTGAACTAG
- a CDS encoding ATP-binding protein yields the protein MIILKFLNQIIRHPLQSVNAKISLGFTIVLMLHISIVWLNHIGLEIADHNLQQSQKIHQQVGRYDEIDRVVSELQRQILVYTFSGFQGPEIRTGELQRELARLLDEAELATEDVQEQSDIRSMRNHALSHQEIFEMVIVDRAKRKKLLNVDLKNIGDQFERQISELDLIVPQKFDLQSVNAAFQAAKLNTLKFVYSPDSSHFRKAKTELNECRTILTSSGKNAADNLSAQIQSLINSIDQYENALIQMIQATRGYLHLVNVVLTGESEELKYLATSTRMKQAQRISSLEENMSISNRQFANASNIFSIATILLGIIAAWLISRDIVPPIQNLAATFRDLANGKSCELNLNEERNDELGLLSKAACVFNEKAQETESLLSLVMERKEKLRDLNLQLEEQSVHSLQMAEKANAAAAAKTEFLANMSHEIRSPLTAIIGYSEILLEQTEAPEACERIMTIQRNGKYLLALINDILDLSKIESGKMESELIPVEIRQLVDEVIELVRPIAESGNIDFSVEYSDDLPVTIISDPTRLRQILINLLSNAYKFTHMGSVQLKVRKSVSDQRDEIQFDIIDTGIGIAEEHVNKLFQTFTQADSSTSRRYGGSGLGLAICDRLSKIVNGRVELVSSTVNQGSHFRFTLYEPIIVNQSASPINKNSESPILTLNGNLPALSGFRILLAEDSPDNQKLISYFLEKAGAQVDIAGTGLDAIHLAKEQDENGSPYSCILMDIQMPEMDGLEATRILRQNRYSHPIIALTANVMNIDQTMCLIAGCDAHMGKPVKRQELIKIIHKWSQTARSLPSEKDQSLS from the coding sequence GTGATCATTCTGAAATTTCTGAATCAAATCATTCGACATCCGCTTCAAAGTGTGAACGCCAAAATTTCACTCGGATTTACTATCGTACTCATGCTGCATATTTCGATTGTCTGGCTCAATCATATCGGGCTTGAGATAGCCGACCACAACTTGCAGCAATCTCAGAAAATCCATCAGCAGGTAGGCCGATACGATGAAATTGATCGTGTCGTAAGTGAACTGCAACGACAGATCCTGGTTTACACTTTCAGCGGGTTTCAAGGTCCCGAAATCCGCACAGGAGAATTGCAGCGCGAACTGGCGAGATTGCTGGACGAGGCTGAGTTGGCAACCGAAGATGTTCAGGAACAGTCTGATATTCGGTCAATGCGAAATCATGCACTGTCTCATCAGGAAATTTTTGAGATGGTCATCGTCGACCGGGCAAAACGCAAAAAGCTTCTCAATGTTGATTTGAAGAATATTGGAGATCAGTTTGAGAGGCAAATTTCTGAGTTGGATCTAATTGTTCCTCAGAAATTCGATCTGCAATCGGTTAATGCCGCCTTTCAAGCTGCCAAGCTCAATACACTCAAATTTGTTTATTCTCCAGATTCTTCACACTTTCGAAAAGCTAAAACGGAATTAAATGAATGCCGCACGATATTAACGAGTTCAGGCAAGAACGCGGCTGACAACTTGAGCGCTCAGATTCAAAGTTTGATCAACTCGATCGATCAATATGAAAACGCTCTCATTCAAATGATTCAGGCGACGCGTGGCTATCTGCATCTCGTCAATGTTGTACTGACTGGGGAGTCAGAGGAACTGAAGTATCTCGCAACCAGCACACGCATGAAGCAAGCTCAAAGGATTAGCTCACTCGAAGAAAATATGAGTATTAGCAACCGCCAATTTGCAAATGCCAGTAATATCTTTTCTATTGCGACAATTCTATTGGGAATCATTGCGGCCTGGCTGATCAGTCGGGACATTGTGCCTCCCATTCAAAATCTGGCAGCGACATTTCGTGATCTTGCCAATGGAAAGTCCTGCGAATTGAATCTCAATGAGGAGCGTAACGATGAACTTGGACTCCTTTCCAAAGCCGCATGTGTATTTAATGAAAAAGCCCAGGAGACAGAATCGTTACTCAGCTTAGTGATGGAAAGGAAAGAAAAACTCCGTGACCTGAATTTGCAGCTGGAAGAACAATCAGTACACAGTTTGCAGATGGCTGAAAAGGCAAACGCAGCAGCTGCTGCAAAAACCGAATTTCTGGCTAACATGAGTCATGAAATTCGCTCACCACTCACCGCCATTATCGGATATTCGGAAATTCTACTGGAGCAGACCGAGGCTCCTGAAGCTTGTGAACGGATCATGACGATTCAACGCAATGGGAAATACCTGCTGGCGTTAATTAACGACATTCTCGATCTGTCAAAAATCGAATCCGGAAAAATGGAAAGTGAATTGATTCCAGTCGAAATTCGACAACTGGTCGATGAGGTCATTGAACTGGTTCGACCAATTGCCGAATCAGGTAATATTGATTTCTCCGTTGAATATTCCGATGACCTGCCGGTCACCATTATTTCTGATCCTACACGATTGCGACAAATCCTGATTAATCTGTTATCCAATGCTTACAAATTTACGCACATGGGCAGTGTCCAACTCAAGGTCAGAAAGTCAGTAAGCGATCAGCGAGACGAGATTCAGTTCGATATTATCGATACCGGAATCGGAATTGCGGAAGAACACGTCAACAAGCTTTTCCAGACATTTACTCAGGCAGATTCCTCAACATCCCGGCGTTATGGAGGATCAGGACTCGGATTGGCGATCTGTGACCGGCTTTCAAAAATTGTGAATGGTCGTGTTGAACTTGTGAGCAGCACAGTCAATCAGGGGTCTCATTTTCGATTCACTTTGTATGAGCCAATAATTGTTAATCAATCCGCCAGTCCAATTAATAAGAACAGCGAATCACCAATTCTCACCCTCAACGGGAATCTGCCAGCATTGTCCGGATTTCGAATTCTACTGGCAGAAGACTCTCCAGATAATCAGAAACTGATCAGTTACTTTCTTGAAAAGGCAGGTGCTCAGGTCGATATTGCCGGCACAGGACTGGACGCAATTCACCTTGCGAAAGAGCAAGACGAAAATGGTTCTCCTTACTCATGTATCCTTATGGATATTCAGATGCCAGAAATGGATGGACTGGAAGCAACTCGAATCCTGAGGCAGAATCGATACTCCCACCCAATTATCGCCCTGACGGCTAATGTTATGAATATCGATCAGACAATGTGTCTGATTGCAGGGTGTGATGCCCATATGGGCAAACCTGTAAAGAGGCAGGAGCTGATTAAGATCATTCACAAATGGAGTCAGACTGCCCGATCGCTGCCTTCTGAAAAAGATCAATCCCTCAGTTAA
- a CDS encoding ABC transporter substrate-binding protein, with protein sequence MNCPSKKQNQPSGISSRRVFLGKLASAVATSSWLVSPPAVHAREKTTIRVLGTDVTLQEEIRRKAEQDLGIKILFEPRGSAQVLQKASTRPESFDVYEQWSNSINVLWGANAIQPISIERIPLWSQINPLSKTGRLQEDMPIGAGDAPHKILYVQQDRSLAANPTAQISFLPYVHNVDSFGYNTKFIPQGTAYESESWGWLLSPEHSGRVGLVNEPTIGIFDAALAAQSLGLIQFQDIGNMTRNEIDELFEILIRLKRNGHFNGIWSSVPQSVRFMKTGRVVIESMFSPAVSTLNGSGIPVTYAAPKEGYRGWHGVLCISSQTKGYELDAAYDYINWWLQGWAGAYMARQGYYISVPDFARDYLSEPEWDYWYEGKVSKFNLPGIDGQIAVPANTQRNGGSYEERFSRVAVWNTVMDVYEYSLVRWYEFLTA encoded by the coding sequence ATGAATTGCCCATCCAAAAAACAAAATCAGCCTTCGGGAATATCGTCACGACGAGTATTTCTCGGCAAATTGGCCAGTGCAGTCGCTACCTCCTCATGGTTAGTCAGCCCCCCCGCTGTTCATGCTCGTGAGAAAACGACGATTCGTGTTCTAGGGACCGATGTCACTTTGCAGGAAGAGATCCGCAGAAAAGCCGAACAGGATTTGGGGATTAAGATCCTGTTTGAACCTCGAGGCAGTGCACAGGTATTGCAAAAAGCGTCCACAAGGCCCGAGAGTTTTGATGTTTACGAGCAATGGTCGAACAGTATTAACGTGCTCTGGGGAGCCAATGCAATACAACCAATCAGTATCGAACGCATTCCGTTGTGGAGCCAGATCAACCCTTTAAGCAAAACGGGAAGACTCCAGGAAGACATGCCAATTGGAGCAGGAGATGCTCCTCATAAAATCCTTTATGTTCAACAGGATCGTTCCCTTGCTGCGAATCCAACTGCACAAATCAGCTTTCTGCCTTATGTGCATAATGTGGATTCGTTTGGCTATAACACAAAATTTATTCCACAAGGTACCGCTTACGAAAGCGAGAGCTGGGGATGGTTGCTGTCCCCAGAGCATTCTGGACGTGTCGGTCTTGTCAATGAACCGACGATTGGAATTTTCGATGCGGCACTTGCCGCACAGTCTCTGGGACTGATTCAATTCCAGGACATCGGCAATATGACCCGGAACGAAATTGATGAGTTATTTGAGATCCTGATCCGTCTCAAACGCAACGGTCATTTCAATGGCATCTGGAGTTCGGTGCCGCAGTCGGTCCGTTTTATGAAAACCGGGCGGGTTGTGATTGAAAGCATGTTTTCTCCAGCTGTTTCCACTCTCAACGGTTCGGGAATACCGGTTACCTATGCCGCACCAAAAGAAGGATATCGAGGCTGGCATGGAGTGCTCTGCATCTCTTCGCAGACAAAAGGTTATGAACTCGACGCCGCCTACGACTATATCAACTGGTGGCTACAGGGTTGGGCAGGAGCTTATATGGCCCGTCAGGGATACTACATTTCGGTTCCGGATTTTGCCCGCGATTATCTGTCAGAACCCGAGTGGGATTACTGGTATGAAGGCAAAGTGTCAAAATTCAACTTACCTGGTATCGATGGCCAGATCGCTGTGCCGGCAAACACGCAGAGGAATGGGGGATCATATGAAGAACGCTTCAGCCGAGTCGCCGTATGGAATACGGTGATGGATGTTTATGAATACAGTCTTGTTCGCTGGTACGAATTTCTAACGGCCTAG
- a CDS encoding O-antigen ligase family protein, translating into MSFNTSFDRPVGKKRSRRHSLRGSSHRSSHINSTDPHEKTNLLLKIFDISLYVGLLAVLLAFAGRTPVGHLILLFATGVTMTLWLVHRATQPTLPWKWTGFEFLLLCVIGMVTFQLTPLSTETLQAVSPAVERFLLADLYPELIGTEPRFSWNKISLAPVETRLTFVPILCVLLLFLLMVQRFQHRKHARSVMLVISLGMAAYALFGTLQYLLGNGKFFGLITHPFTNTFTGSKGSFTNSNHFAGFLALALGPLLAWTITSDAHSKTSRSHRREWNSNMRIAFGGVASILLLIGIVLSGSRGGLILATVSLVITMSLTMIRRAADARLPIIFAVFGIIGLGAISLIGDRVLDVNAQELVSADIEKMDRGNARGIIWESNLAAQKEFRWFGTGLGTHRHVIPAYHEEKVSRRIYTHAENSYLQIGTENGVVGWILLTLAILLVIIKLMKAAFSSNVSKTELPFIIGSMASFGVFLCHGTYDFAWYAPAYMLVLALYLAYVFSIQTTHPEAEKQYSRKTFSSLIMAGGLIAFLTFGYDAVGPAALAEPATMRYLCYTAQTKHVDNVDDEMAILKIRVSELRKSLQINPDDIENQISMAKCLRRAFELQDLHHLYPMPLAQVRAAVYSGGFQDSKQLTSWLENKAVMQQALPLINTCLQHARLASLLCPLRSDPLLIQAEYCFTNSPDSEQVDYYFARSERAEPQSMDVAFDRGYMAWNRGDIEKAFQEWQPVFNDKDPNQSRILSIIAPVLSPTDLINTIHPTLETLNTITMVYQKLGEEQYAQAAIALANATTKAIPELPASERLDYVNIAFIRLRSAKVKPETIAFINQSAEYFESSVPMRRQFAQWLVSQKEFALAEPHLEYCISRSPGDVQAKEWLQKSQKAMDQIARQSSMRLYR; encoded by the coding sequence GTGAGTTTCAATACATCATTCGACAGACCTGTCGGCAAGAAGCGATCTCGCCGTCATTCTTTGCGTGGCTCTTCACATCGCTCCTCACATATTAACTCTACAGATCCCCATGAAAAGACGAACCTGCTTCTGAAAATATTCGACATCTCGCTGTATGTTGGTCTATTGGCAGTACTATTGGCTTTCGCAGGACGAACTCCTGTTGGACATCTCATTTTGTTGTTTGCTACGGGAGTCACAATGACTCTCTGGCTTGTTCATCGAGCCACTCAGCCGACTTTACCTTGGAAATGGACGGGGTTTGAATTCCTGCTGCTTTGCGTGATTGGTATGGTGACATTTCAACTCACGCCACTTTCTACAGAAACTCTTCAGGCGGTCTCACCTGCAGTTGAACGATTTTTGCTCGCCGATTTGTATCCGGAACTAATCGGAACAGAGCCTCGATTCTCATGGAATAAAATTTCGTTGGCTCCCGTGGAAACTCGCCTGACTTTTGTGCCAATACTTTGTGTGCTTTTGTTGTTCCTCTTGATGGTGCAGCGATTCCAGCATCGCAAACATGCCCGTTCTGTAATGCTTGTCATATCTCTGGGAATGGCTGCATATGCTCTTTTTGGAACTTTGCAATACCTGCTTGGAAATGGAAAGTTTTTTGGGCTGATCACTCACCCCTTTACAAACACTTTTACAGGGTCAAAGGGGTCCTTTACGAATTCAAATCATTTCGCTGGATTTCTGGCACTTGCGTTAGGCCCACTGCTGGCCTGGACGATTACCAGCGACGCTCATTCGAAAACTTCCCGATCTCATCGACGGGAATGGAATTCGAATATGCGAATTGCTTTTGGGGGAGTCGCTTCGATTTTATTGTTGATTGGAATCGTCCTAAGTGGCTCGCGAGGAGGACTGATTTTAGCCACTGTTTCGCTTGTCATCACGATGTCATTGACAATGATTCGTCGTGCCGCTGATGCTCGCTTACCAATTATTTTTGCCGTTTTCGGGATAATTGGATTAGGAGCAATTTCATTGATTGGAGATCGGGTACTGGACGTCAATGCTCAGGAACTTGTCTCTGCGGACATCGAAAAAATGGATCGTGGAAATGCTCGTGGAATTATCTGGGAATCTAATCTGGCCGCCCAAAAAGAATTTCGCTGGTTCGGGACCGGACTGGGAACGCACAGGCATGTCATCCCTGCTTATCACGAAGAAAAAGTTTCGAGACGGATTTACACACACGCAGAAAACAGCTACTTACAAATAGGAACAGAGAACGGAGTTGTCGGTTGGATCCTTCTGACCCTGGCGATTCTACTTGTGATAATCAAATTAATGAAAGCTGCGTTTTCAAGCAACGTTTCAAAAACAGAACTCCCATTCATTATTGGATCCATGGCAAGTTTTGGCGTGTTTTTGTGTCATGGTACTTATGATTTTGCGTGGTATGCACCAGCCTACATGCTCGTCCTGGCACTGTATCTGGCCTATGTGTTCTCAATTCAAACCACTCATCCCGAGGCGGAGAAACAATATTCCAGAAAAACATTCAGTTCCCTGATTATGGCAGGTGGTTTAATTGCATTCCTGACGTTCGGATACGACGCCGTCGGTCCAGCTGCACTGGCAGAACCTGCAACGATGAGATATCTCTGCTACACAGCTCAGACGAAGCATGTCGATAACGTCGATGATGAAATGGCGATATTAAAGATTCGCGTCAGTGAATTGCGTAAATCGTTGCAGATTAATCCTGACGATATCGAAAATCAGATTAGCATGGCGAAATGCCTGCGGCGAGCTTTTGAGCTTCAGGATCTGCATCATCTCTACCCGATGCCCCTTGCTCAGGTACGAGCCGCCGTTTACTCGGGGGGATTTCAGGATTCTAAACAATTGACAAGCTGGCTGGAAAACAAAGCAGTCATGCAACAAGCCTTGCCGTTGATTAACACCTGTCTTCAGCACGCCAGACTTGCGAGCCTGCTCTGTCCGTTGCGATCAGATCCCCTACTGATTCAGGCGGAATATTGCTTTACGAATTCACCGGATTCTGAGCAGGTCGATTACTATTTTGCCAGAAGCGAACGTGCTGAACCCCAGAGTATGGATGTTGCATTCGACCGAGGTTATATGGCCTGGAATCGTGGGGATATTGAAAAGGCATTCCAGGAATGGCAGCCCGTATTTAATGACAAGGATCCGAACCAGTCGCGAATTTTATCCATTATAGCTCCTGTCCTTTCCCCAACAGATTTGATCAATACGATTCATCCTACGTTAGAGACGTTGAATACGATCACGATGGTCTATCAGAAACTTGGAGAAGAGCAATATGCTCAAGCTGCAATTGCTTTGGCCAATGCGACAACAAAAGCGATCCCGGAATTGCCCGCCTCCGAACGGCTCGATTATGTCAATATTGCATTCATTCGACTTCGTTCTGCGAAAGTTAAGCCTGAAACAATTGCATTCATCAATCAATCTGCCGAATATTTCGAATCCTCGGTTCCAATGCGCAGACAGTTTGCTCAATGGCTGGTCAGTCAAAAAGAATTCGCATTGGCAGAACCTCATCTGGAATACTGCATCTCTCGATCCCCCGGAGATGTTCAGGCGAAAGAGTGGTTGCAGAAGTCGCAAAAGGCAATGGATCAAATCGCTCGGCAATCTTCAATGAGACTCTATCGTTGA
- a CDS encoding M48 family metallopeptidase translates to MFKFHDQFIMTILLVSILGTAGCYSTPISNRKQLLLIPEQQEITLGMQSYEDILAEEKLSSNPHYVEMVQRVGQRIAAEAGHDEYAWEFRVIDSPEMNAFALPGGKVAIYEGILPICENEAGLAVVMSHEIAHAIARHGGERMTQQGVATAAGKVVDFYSKDKEQKERERVRAVFGAAAQYGYILPYSRKHESEADQIGLILMSRAGYDPKEAPRFWKRFSQQGGQKPPEFMSTHPSDERRAADLEAMLPEALAEYSTATEQYALGKPIFNASNLAGSKPKPAANAIIPASSLSAPPTDDPFFTKP, encoded by the coding sequence ATGTTTAAATTTCATGACCAATTCATAATGACGATCCTGCTCGTTTCGATACTCGGAACGGCTGGCTGCTATTCCACACCCATCAGTAATCGCAAGCAGTTGCTGCTGATTCCGGAACAGCAGGAAATCACGCTGGGCATGCAATCCTATGAAGACATCCTGGCCGAAGAAAAACTCTCTTCCAATCCCCACTATGTGGAGATGGTTCAGCGGGTCGGTCAGAGGATCGCAGCCGAAGCCGGACACGATGAATATGCCTGGGAGTTCCGCGTGATCGATTCTCCCGAGATGAATGCCTTTGCATTACCCGGCGGCAAAGTCGCCATCTATGAAGGAATTCTGCCGATCTGCGAAAACGAAGCTGGATTGGCTGTCGTGATGTCTCACGAAATTGCTCACGCGATTGCCCGTCACGGCGGAGAACGCATGACTCAGCAGGGTGTGGCAACGGCAGCGGGCAAAGTGGTCGATTTCTATTCGAAAGATAAGGAGCAGAAAGAACGCGAACGTGTTCGCGCCGTCTTCGGAGCGGCAGCTCAGTATGGCTATATTCTCCCTTACAGCCGCAAGCACGAATCGGAAGCCGATCAAATCGGCCTGATCCTGATGTCCCGAGCCGGTTACGATCCTAAAGAAGCTCCAAGATTCTGGAAACGCTTTTCCCAGCAGGGCGGTCAAAAACCACCCGAGTTTATGTCGACCCATCCTTCCGATGAACGACGAGCAGCCGACCTCGAAGCGATGCTCCCTGAAGCCCTCGCCGAATACAGCACTGCCACCGAACAATACGCCCTCGGCAAACCAATTTTCAACGCGTCAAATCTGGCGGGTTCAAAACCAAAGCCGGCAGCCAACGCCATTATCCCAGCTTCAAGCTTGAGCGCCCCCCCAACGGATGATCCATTCTTTACGAAGCCGTAG